The uncultured Cohaesibacter sp. genome window below encodes:
- a CDS encoding type I secretion system permease/ATPase, protein MLENSIETDVKSDPDSKGQPSVAEERGAAAHTGLATCLVRVARFHGLAASEDELNDKLAVSPAGIPSDLFLQAAEKLGLKVRIEKSTIRSIPSVTLPVVLFMKDGSGLVLEQRLSKSSVQVFVPGDKGGSRRLGSRNLERDYAGYCAFLTPDARSIHSPSDDWPENDNANWFWSTVTHFWPSYAQVAVAALLVNLLALASPLFVMNVYDRVIPNLAIPTLWTLTIGVSIAILFDLILRILRSWIVDATGRRIDMSISGRLYDHLVSLRLQARPVSTGVLSNQIREFDTIRDALTSGAVVAALDSVFIGVFLYVMWLIVGPLMLVAAIAVPAVLTFTLLCQIPMNAAARRSQSDASRRHGLLVSTVGGLEDVKAIGAASWLRRQWDRAVAASSKSSSAARFWNTLSLTCMTTTQQIVSVAVITWGVFLVLEGHITVGALIATNILSGRVLAPLSNVAQALSRLAHARSSLKGLNGFMALPGDTVATQQGIVARKEGHSISARALSLNYPGSDIASLQDISVTIRPGERVAIIGQIGSGKSSLGRCLAGLLDPTDGAVLIDDQNISQFGAAAIRKVIVYCSQDPDLFEGSLRDNVIVGHPFASDEEVVESLRISGVDQFAARHPLGLAMPVHERGRNLSGGQKQAIALARVLIKKPAILFLDEPTASMDSASERRFMATLKSELGPNNTLILATHKERMLELADRIIVLDQGRVAMDDGKDAVLAALKRLRKVNTSENA, encoded by the coding sequence GTGCTGGAAAACTCGATTGAAACGGATGTGAAGTCCGATCCCGACAGCAAAGGGCAACCGTCTGTTGCAGAAGAGCGCGGTGCTGCTGCGCATACCGGTTTGGCGACCTGTCTGGTCCGGGTCGCCCGGTTTCATGGACTGGCAGCCTCCGAGGATGAACTGAATGATAAGCTGGCGGTTTCTCCCGCCGGTATTCCTTCGGATCTTTTCCTGCAGGCGGCCGAGAAGCTTGGACTGAAGGTCCGGATCGAGAAGAGCACGATCCGTTCCATTCCCTCCGTCACCTTGCCGGTTGTCTTGTTTATGAAAGACGGCTCCGGCCTTGTTCTGGAACAGCGCCTGTCAAAGAGCAGCGTGCAAGTGTTCGTGCCCGGAGACAAGGGCGGTTCAAGACGCCTTGGCAGCCGCAATCTCGAACGGGACTACGCGGGATATTGCGCCTTTCTGACACCCGATGCCCGTTCCATTCACTCCCCCTCGGATGACTGGCCGGAAAACGACAATGCCAACTGGTTCTGGTCAACGGTCACGCACTTCTGGCCCAGTTATGCTCAGGTGGCTGTCGCAGCCCTGCTGGTCAATCTTCTTGCTTTGGCCAGTCCCTTGTTCGTCATGAATGTCTACGACCGGGTCATCCCGAACCTTGCCATCCCGACGCTCTGGACGCTGACGATTGGGGTGTCGATTGCGATTCTGTTCGATCTCATCCTGCGCATCCTGCGATCATGGATTGTCGATGCGACCGGTCGGCGGATCGACATGTCAATTTCCGGGCGCCTTTATGATCATCTAGTTTCACTGCGCTTGCAGGCTCGCCCCGTCTCGACCGGCGTGCTTTCCAATCAGATAAGGGAATTCGACACGATCCGGGACGCGCTGACCTCAGGAGCGGTGGTTGCGGCCCTGGACAGCGTGTTCATCGGTGTGTTTCTCTATGTCATGTGGCTGATCGTCGGGCCATTGATGCTGGTGGCCGCCATTGCCGTCCCTGCCGTGTTGACTTTCACGCTTCTGTGCCAGATCCCGATGAATGCCGCAGCCCGGCGATCCCAGTCGGATGCTTCCCGCCGCCACGGCCTTCTTGTCAGCACTGTCGGCGGGCTGGAGGATGTCAAGGCAATCGGAGCAGCCTCATGGCTACGCCGCCAATGGGACCGAGCCGTTGCTGCCTCCAGCAAGTCGTCAAGCGCGGCCCGCTTCTGGAACACCCTGTCACTGACCTGCATGACGACCACCCAACAGATCGTGTCTGTTGCTGTGATCACCTGGGGCGTGTTTCTGGTTCTTGAAGGGCACATCACCGTAGGCGCCCTCATTGCCACCAACATCCTGTCCGGGCGGGTATTGGCTCCATTGTCCAATGTTGCCCAAGCCCTTTCGCGACTGGCCCATGCCCGCTCGTCCCTGAAGGGCTTGAATGGCTTCATGGCGCTCCCCGGAGACACAGTTGCCACCCAGCAAGGCATCGTTGCCAGAAAAGAGGGCCATTCGATATCGGCCCGTGCGCTTTCCCTGAATTATCCGGGGTCGGACATCGCCTCGTTACAGGATATTTCCGTCACCATCAGGCCTGGCGAGCGCGTTGCCATCATCGGACAGATCGGCTCAGGCAAGAGTAGCCTGGGGCGTTGTCTGGCGGGGTTGCTCGATCCGACAGACGGGGCAGTGCTGATCGATGATCAGAACATCAGCCAGTTTGGCGCCGCTGCGATTCGCAAGGTTATCGTCTATTGCAGTCAGGATCCGGATCTGTTTGAGGGTAGTCTCAGAGACAATGTCATCGTGGGGCATCCCTTCGCGTCGGACGAGGAGGTCGTGGAAAGCCTGCGGATCAGCGGGGTGGACCAGTTTGCGGCCCGACATCCGCTCGGGTTGGCAATGCCGGTGCATGAGCGTGGCCGCAATCTTTCAGGAGGGCAGAAGCAGGCGATTGCCCTGGCGCGAGTTCTGATAAAGAAGCCCGCCATCCTGTTTCTCGATGAACCCACCGCCTCCATGGATTCTGCCTCTGAAAGGCGGTTCATGGCAACGCTCAAATCGGAGCTTGGCCCGAACAATACGCTCATCCTTGCCACCCACAAGGAGCGGATGCTGGAGCTGGCTGACCGGATCATCGTTCTGGATCAGGGCAGGGTTGCGATGGACGACGGCAAGGATGCTGTTCTGGCGGCTCTCAAGAGGCTTCGCAAAGTGAATACGTCGGAGAATGCCTAG
- a CDS encoding HlyD family type I secretion periplasmic adaptor subunit: MRGIEEQYANDVRQAMKTSRSGLSWLLLLTIVAMLIGGGFWAANASVDEVVRGQGRFIAAQENQLLQSLYPGVVSSVHVQEGDAVSVGQDVISIDDTSALSELGEVKERIAALDVRQMRLMAEVKGTALDYSDRPDLPQQLCDEELALYNVRQDALEQELAVARQQVAQRRIEMVENETKLREIVGTMNLTTRELELARDLNRTGSIPELQLIRLERQALAERREKAVLEASSPRIEAAIAEAQAKLSAVTSSYMARAREELAKSLGERNVLKESITRLQAKVARTVLRTPVNGIVNTMHVKTVGAVVQQGAVLVEIVPSDADLRVQARVSPRDIAFIHPDQDARVKVTAYDYTIYGDLAAHVERISADTVTDKEGQTYYQVILKADKNGLGSKNKRLPIIPGMIASVDILTGSKTVMDYLLKPLKKAQWEALRER; encoded by the coding sequence GTGCGCGGGATCGAGGAACAATATGCCAATGATGTGCGGCAGGCCATGAAGACCAGTCGGTCCGGTCTGTCATGGCTGCTGTTGCTGACCATCGTGGCCATGCTGATCGGGGGTGGCTTCTGGGCGGCCAACGCCTCGGTTGACGAGGTTGTCAGAGGGCAGGGGCGCTTCATCGCGGCACAGGAAAACCAGCTTCTGCAGTCCCTCTATCCCGGTGTCGTGTCCTCTGTCCATGTCCAGGAGGGGGATGCCGTCTCTGTTGGACAGGACGTCATCAGCATTGACGACACCAGCGCCCTGTCTGAACTGGGGGAGGTGAAGGAACGTATTGCAGCCCTTGACGTCCGCCAAATGCGATTGATGGCCGAGGTGAAAGGCACAGCGCTCGATTATTCCGATCGCCCTGACCTGCCTCAGCAATTGTGTGACGAGGAATTGGCCCTCTACAACGTGCGTCAGGATGCTCTGGAGCAGGAACTGGCGGTTGCCAGGCAACAAGTGGCTCAGCGCCGCATCGAGATGGTCGAGAATGAAACAAAGCTCCGTGAGATTGTGGGCACCATGAATCTGACGACAAGGGAGCTGGAACTTGCCCGAGATCTGAACCGTACAGGTTCCATTCCGGAGCTACAGTTGATCCGGCTGGAGCGGCAGGCGCTTGCCGAACGGCGCGAGAAGGCTGTTCTGGAGGCGAGCAGCCCCAGAATCGAGGCCGCCATTGCCGAGGCGCAAGCCAAACTGTCGGCCGTAACGTCCAGCTATATGGCCCGCGCCCGCGAGGAGCTTGCCAAATCACTGGGTGAGCGGAATGTTCTCAAGGAAAGCATCACCCGCCTGCAAGCCAAGGTGGCACGGACGGTGTTGCGGACGCCGGTCAATGGCATCGTCAACACGATGCATGTCAAAACCGTGGGGGCGGTCGTCCAGCAGGGAGCGGTCTTGGTAGAAATCGTGCCTTCCGACGCAGACCTGCGGGTACAGGCGCGGGTAAGCCCTCGTGATATCGCCTTCATCCATCCTGATCAGGATGCCCGGGTCAAGGTAACCGCCTACGACTACACAATCTACGGTGACTTGGCTGCCCATGTCGAGCGGATCAGCGCCGACACCGTGACGGACAAGGAAGGGCAGACATACTACCAGGTCATTCTCAAAGCCGACAAAAATGGACTGGGCAGTAAAAACAAAAGATTACCCATTATTCCCGGAATGATCGCAAGTGTCGATATTCTGACTGGAAGCAAGACGGTGATGGATTACCTTTTGAAGCCTTTAAAAAAGGCGCAATGGGAAGCTCTTAGAGAGAGATAA
- a CDS encoding Ig-like domain-containing protein → MLFEQQGQSLVLVFRDGAQIILDNFYDVQTGKILPELFQIGDIVLSPEQFAAAFDINGNMAEPAEGSAPAKDVVSGSAHFEGFKSPVDFLHASSISTHGSNSTLPDTQSRPGTFAPVQQMILGADPEDNEPVTAADGAVSTDENTPLAGSVSASDPDGDALTYSLVSTPAEGSLTFNADGSYQFDPGSAFDDLAAGESRAVSFTYQADDARGSTDQATITITVTGANDAPVAGAVAATSSEDGPATLITPDVSDPDLSDSASFALDTSATLGTVSLSPDGTFSYSANGAFETLAEGETATDSFSYTVSDGHGGSSTATVTVTITGANDAPDGITLSANEIAENTSGTIVGILDTTDVDDSDSHSYVVSDDRFEIVNQNGTFVLALRDGVSLDHEADPTVTLSVTSTDNHGASVSENFTINVADINEPVTASDGAVSTDENTLLAGSVSASDPDGDALTYSLVSTPAEGSLTLNADGSYQFDPGSAFDDLAAGESRAVSFTYQADDARGSTDQATITITVTGANNPPVANDDTLNTGETSYDNPTLTALGDGTLLSAPSESVGRLLETYSSDNTNLVIYSTGNGTGVHGLYIDTDGNAIGGSFELDIDISSNTAEINCSILDNGNLFVEWQAAGETRIALLSSDGHVITAPVSLGSTISSHYDSSIASLSDGTIVVATNIGSSYSANSVVLFSVSINEDNSFAVAQQASVNLSGVDSYAGVAVNGNDDIALVWRNGSYISNWWGSNGYVQLFDSDFNAITTPQQFNTNSGVISPGITAQSDGSFAITWVRYTDWAPNWLDTSGCILSSDGTILGSGEFMVNDVTTGGQGGWSIGPAFAGGILMPYSTDLDTGYGYNTTTDAAIRYFSADGTVFSNSLVFGDQYEQHSVGVLTLADGRMLLVYFDNSGAYGQQGGYGVVAQLIELTGVTQALEATEENVLTIEADALLANDTDPDGDALTIRDVSDISDHGASVTLNADGTISYDPTGVASIQALAVGETLLDTFTYEVSDGHGGADTATVAFAVAGVNDAPTLSAGSASALEDGVAVLLDLATLGNDIDSDDDGASLTYSVSSAPVEASATISGTSLSFDPGADFQDLGAGDSRNVTFEITATDSHGATATDTVTITITGVNDAPVVQALNLGSRSEDDGIQRFDLTSGQSDPDSGDTLTATNITITDEDGNSVAFSNNTDGTISIDTNQFNDLWTDEAHVLTVSYFVSDGQAAVANTATLTITGVNDAPAQSHTLVAQSSFIDEDFCYQLPADTFVDSDGEQSLAYSVTLSDGSALPVWLSFDIATRTLSFAANAPGDNDVGQLSLLITATEPDGQSATTTMTLSLLDGELVEGTAGNDVMEGTIQGDLLLGLGGDDEITGLPGADYIDGGDDDDTLHGEAGDDVLIGGAGDDYLYGEGGDDELTGGDGIDRLYGGDGVDHLTGGEGNDTLDGGDGNDVLLGEAGNDTLSGGNGNDELTGGEGDDLIYAGLGNDTLSGNDGNDALLDMDWNDAGTDYLSGGAGDDRLHATGGNDELYGGDGNDILSTYGPGSYTDTLYGEAGNDQFYIGYSLYVETWDGQQYYSNQGAYSYHSSLAYGGDGQDSFSTRNAYAGGELYGGADNDTFTITYSTGTLLIDGGDGNDSVNLSSASSYNGSSFTILGGAGDDSFTGVSAYAYGGLNLVAGSGADTIAIHARTQGATLTLGDVGSADTDADSITLLGWAGTEATALTITDFDASRDTLDFDAVLNSNLTGWDGSSNPFGAGLMQLVQSGSDVLLQVDADGGGDSYLTMITFQNTNLADFSESNFMPPYPPDGSGIYGQTISGTTGADILTGTIGDDILSGLGGIDQLSGGNGNDILSGGTGNDQLSGGFGHDTFVMETGGGVDSLLDFDSDEDQIDISDLLAAAFAPSTPESFVYAQAMADGSGAALYVDADGSGNLHGFEQVAQLAGLSAGDVVSTLYDDLGDITQITVLAASG, encoded by the coding sequence ATGCTGTTTGAGCAGCAAGGCCAGAGCCTCGTGCTTGTTTTCAGGGACGGGGCCCAAATCATCCTCGACAACTTCTATGATGTCCAAACCGGAAAGATCCTGCCCGAGCTTTTCCAGATCGGCGATATAGTCCTTTCACCCGAACAATTCGCAGCCGCATTTGATATCAATGGCAATATGGCCGAACCGGCGGAAGGCTCTGCCCCTGCGAAAGACGTCGTTTCCGGATCAGCCCATTTTGAAGGGTTCAAATCACCGGTCGACTTTCTTCATGCGTCATCCATCTCGACCCATGGCTCCAACTCAACCCTTCCAGACACGCAGTCGAGACCAGGGACCTTCGCCCCGGTTCAGCAAATGATATTGGGGGCTGATCCGGAAGACAACGAGCCGGTAACAGCGGCAGATGGCGCCGTGAGCACAGACGAGAACACCCCCCTTGCCGGTTCGGTCAGCGCCTCTGACCCTGATGGCGACGCGCTCACCTACAGTCTTGTCAGCACTCCGGCAGAAGGCAGCCTCACCTTCAATGCCGATGGCTCCTATCAATTCGACCCCGGCTCCGCCTTTGATGATCTGGCCGCAGGAGAAAGCCGAGCCGTCTCTTTCACCTATCAGGCCGATGATGCCAGAGGGTCGACCGATCAGGCCACCATCACCATCACGGTTACCGGAGCCAATGATGCGCCGGTCGCAGGCGCCGTTGCTGCCACCAGCAGTGAGGATGGACCAGCAACCCTCATCACGCCGGATGTCTCTGACCCAGATCTTTCCGACAGTGCCAGCTTCGCCCTCGATACCTCCGCAACACTCGGGACCGTCAGCCTCAGTCCGGATGGCACCTTCAGCTATTCCGCCAACGGTGCCTTCGAGACGCTGGCCGAGGGAGAAACGGCAACCGACAGCTTCAGCTATACCGTCTCTGACGGACATGGCGGCAGCAGCACAGCAACCGTCACGGTCACCATCACCGGTGCCAATGATGCACCAGATGGCATAACCCTGTCGGCAAACGAGATAGCCGAGAACACATCCGGAACCATCGTCGGCATCCTTGACACGACAGATGTCGATGACTCGGACAGCCACAGTTACGTCGTCTCCGATGACCGCTTCGAAATCGTCAACCAGAATGGCACCTTTGTTCTGGCCTTGAGAGATGGTGTCAGCCTTGACCATGAGGCAGACCCCACGGTCACCCTGTCGGTCACATCCACCGACAATCATGGTGCATCGGTCAGCGAGAACTTCACCATCAATGTCGCCGACATCAACGAGCCGGTAACAGCCTCAGATGGCGCCGTGAGCACAGACGAGAACACCCTCCTTGCCGGTTCGGTCAGCGCCTCTGACCCTGATGGCGATGCGCTCACCTACAGTCTTGTCAGCACTCCGGCAGAAGGCAGCCTCACCCTCAATGCCGATGGCTCCTATCAATTCGACCCCGGCTCCGCCTTTGATGATCTGGCCGCAGGAGAAAGCCGAGCCGTCTCTTTCACCTATCAGGCCGATGATGCCAGAGGGTCGACCGATCAGGCCACCATCACCATCACGGTCACCGGAGCCAACAATCCTCCCGTGGCGAATGACGACACGTTGAACACGGGAGAGACCTCGTACGACAACCCGACTCTGACGGCCTTGGGGGACGGCACGCTCCTGTCCGCCCCATCCGAGAGTGTCGGCAGGCTGCTCGAAACCTACTCATCGGACAATACGAATCTCGTCATCTATTCCACAGGCAATGGAACCGGCGTTCACGGGCTTTATATCGATACCGACGGCAATGCCATTGGCGGCTCTTTTGAACTTGATATCGACATTTCATCCAACACAGCCGAGATCAATTGTTCGATACTCGATAATGGCAACCTCTTTGTAGAGTGGCAGGCCGCAGGAGAGACAAGGATCGCCTTGTTGTCTTCCGATGGCCATGTGATCACGGCACCCGTTTCTCTGGGCAGTACCATTTCGAGCCATTATGACAGCTCGATTGCAAGCCTGTCTGATGGAACCATCGTCGTTGCCACCAATATTGGCTCATCCTATAGCGCCAACTCCGTTGTCCTGTTCAGTGTATCCATCAACGAAGACAACAGCTTCGCGGTCGCCCAACAAGCCAGCGTCAATCTATCCGGCGTGGATTCCTACGCAGGTGTTGCAGTCAACGGAAATGACGACATAGCCCTAGTCTGGCGCAATGGCAGCTACATTTCGAATTGGTGGGGCTCGAACGGCTACGTGCAGCTTTTTGACTCCGACTTCAACGCCATCACTACTCCGCAACAGTTCAATACCAACAGCGGCGTCATCAGCCCCGGCATTACCGCTCAAAGCGATGGCAGCTTTGCAATCACCTGGGTGCGATACACCGATTGGGCCCCCAATTGGCTTGACACCTCAGGCTGCATCCTTTCCAGCGACGGCACGATACTTGGCTCTGGCGAGTTCATGGTCAATGATGTCACGACGGGCGGACAAGGCGGCTGGTCCATAGGCCCGGCATTCGCAGGCGGCATTCTCATGCCCTACAGCACGGATCTCGACACCGGGTACGGCTACAACACGACCACGGATGCAGCGATACGCTATTTCAGCGCTGACGGGACGGTCTTTTCCAACTCTCTCGTTTTCGGCGACCAGTATGAACAGCATAGCGTCGGCGTCCTGACCTTGGCGGATGGCCGCATGCTTCTGGTCTATTTCGACAATTCCGGCGCCTACGGGCAACAAGGCGGATATGGCGTGGTCGCGCAGTTGATCGAACTGACTGGCGTGACCCAGGCGCTGGAAGCGACCGAAGAAAACGTCCTGACCATCGAAGCAGATGCCTTGCTGGCCAACGATACGGATCCGGACGGCGATGCACTGACCATCAGAGATGTGTCGGATATCAGCGACCATGGAGCCTCCGTCACGCTCAATGCGGATGGGACGATCAGCTATGACCCGACGGGCGTTGCCAGTATTCAGGCTCTCGCAGTTGGCGAAACCCTCCTGGACACGTTCACCTATGAGGTTTCCGATGGCCATGGCGGAGCTGACACGGCAACGGTCGCCTTTGCTGTGGCAGGAGTCAATGACGCACCAACCCTTTCTGCTGGCTCGGCTTCGGCCTTGGAGGACGGGGTTGCAGTCTTGCTCGACCTTGCAACACTTGGCAATGATATCGACAGCGACGACGACGGCGCCAGCCTGACCTATAGCGTGAGCAGCGCACCAGTTGAAGCATCTGCAACGATCTCGGGCACGAGCCTTAGCTTTGATCCCGGAGCGGACTTTCAGGATCTGGGTGCGGGCGATAGCCGGAATGTGACCTTCGAGATCACAGCAACCGACAGTCATGGAGCTACCGCGACAGACACCGTGACAATCACCATAACCGGCGTCAACGATGCGCCAGTCGTTCAGGCGCTGAACCTGGGCAGTCGCAGTGAGGACGACGGCATCCAGAGGTTCGATCTGACATCGGGACAATCCGACCCGGACAGCGGCGATACGCTCACAGCAACCAATATTACCATCACGGACGAAGACGGCAACAGCGTCGCTTTCTCCAACAATACCGACGGCACGATTTCCATTGATACCAACCAATTCAACGATCTGTGGACTGATGAGGCCCATGTTCTGACCGTCAGCTATTTCGTATCGGATGGTCAGGCGGCAGTGGCCAACACGGCGACGCTGACAATCACCGGCGTTAATGATGCTCCCGCGCAGTCACACACGCTTGTGGCCCAATCAAGCTTCATTGATGAGGACTTCTGCTATCAATTGCCCGCTGACACATTTGTAGACAGTGATGGCGAACAGTCCCTTGCCTATAGTGTCACATTGAGCGACGGCAGCGCATTGCCTGTCTGGCTTTCCTTCGATATCGCAACCCGGACGCTTTCCTTTGCGGCCAATGCCCCCGGTGACAATGATGTGGGACAGCTGTCGCTGCTGATTACAGCGACGGAGCCCGACGGGCAGAGCGCCACCACGACCATGACCCTCAGCCTGCTCGATGGCGAACTTGTAGAGGGGACTGCGGGCAATGATGTTATGGAAGGCACCATTCAGGGCGATCTGCTTCTCGGCCTTGGTGGGGACGACGAGATTACTGGTCTGCCGGGTGCCGATTACATCGATGGTGGCGATGACGACGACACCCTCCATGGCGAGGCTGGCGATGATGTGCTCATCGGCGGGGCCGGTGATGACTACCTCTATGGTGAGGGCGGTGACGATGAACTCACCGGCGGCGACGGGATCGATCGGCTTTACGGCGGAGATGGGGTCGACCATCTCACAGGTGGTGAAGGCAACGACACGCTGGATGGCGGCGATGGCAACGACGTGCTTCTTGGCGAGGCCGGAAACGATACCCTGTCCGGCGGGAACGGCAATGATGAGCTGACCGGCGGCGAGGGGGACGATCTTATCTACGCCGGGTTAGGCAACGATACGCTCTCCGGAAATGATGGCAACGATGCCCTGCTCGATATGGATTGGAATGATGCCGGAACCGATTATCTAAGCGGAGGAGCTGGCGATGATCGATTGCATGCGACTGGTGGCAACGATGAACTCTATGGAGGAGATGGCAACGACATTTTGTCTACCTACGGTCCAGGGAGCTACACTGATACGCTTTATGGCGAAGCAGGCAACGATCAGTTCTATATCGGATATAGCCTCTATGTTGAAACCTGGGATGGGCAGCAATACTACTCCAACCAAGGGGCATACTCATATCACTCGTCATTAGCATATGGCGGGGATGGACAAGATAGCTTCTCTACAAGAAATGCCTATGCCGGAGGTGAACTATACGGTGGCGCCGATAACGACACCTTCACAATCACCTATTCCACTGGCACGTTGCTTATCGATGGTGGCGATGGCAACGACAGCGTCAACCTGTCCAGTGCCAGTAGCTACAACGGTTCCAGCTTCACCATCCTTGGGGGAGCGGGTGATGACAGCTTCACCGGGGTCAGCGCCTATGCCTATGGCGGCCTCAATCTGGTGGCCGGGTCCGGGGCTGATACCATTGCAATCCATGCCCGGACACAAGGGGCGACCCTCACCCTGGGGGATGTGGGCTCTGCCGATACCGATGCGGACAGCATCACGTTGCTGGGTTGGGCGGGCACGGAGGCGACCGCGCTGACCATCACTGACTTTGATGCCAGTCGTGACACCCTTGACTTCGATGCTGTGCTCAACAGTAACCTCACCGGCTGGGACGGCTCGTCCAACCCGTTCGGGGCGGGACTGATGCAACTCGTCCAGTCCGGCTCGGATGTCCTGTTGCAGGTCGATGCCGATGGCGGGGGCGACAGCTACCTCACCATGATCACCTTCCAGAACACAAACCTGGCAGACTTCTCGGAAAGCAACTTCATGCCACCCTACCCGCCCGACGGGTCAGGCATCTATGGCCAGACGATAAGCGGCACCACTGGCGCTGACATCCTGACCGGCACCATTGGAGACGATATCCTTTCCGGCCTCGGCGGCATCGATCAACTGAGTGGCGGCAACGGCAATGACATCCTTTCGGGTGGAACTGGCAATGACCAACTGAGCGGCGGCTTCGGACACGACACCTTTGTCATGGAGACGGGAGGCGGCGTGGACTCCCTGCTTGATTTCGACAGTGATGAAGACCAGATCGACATTTCAGATCTTCTCGCTGCCGCCTTTGCCCCATCCACTCCGGAAAGTTTCGTCTATGCGCAAGCGATGGCTGATGGCAGTGGTGCTGCGCTCTATGTCGACGCGGATGGATCTGGCAACCTGCACGGCTTCGAACAGGTAGCTCAGCTTGCCGGTCTCTCGGCCGGAGACGTGGTAAGCACCCTCTACGATGATCTGGGAGACATCACCCAGATCACGGTTCTTGCAGCCTCGGGCTGA
- a CDS encoding putative quinol monooxygenase, producing the protein MTTPVVAIFHAKPGCEDVVDAMFRSVIEATLKEEGCIAYQLNRDMDDPARFVWTEEWESRASLDKHLASTHITDMFSKIPEFVDHSEVVVLSKLAGGLSGNISAENVCLTT; encoded by the coding sequence ATGACAACCCCGGTCGTTGCTATATTCCACGCGAAACCCGGCTGTGAAGATGTGGTCGACGCCATGTTTCGCAGCGTCATCGAGGCAACCCTGAAGGAAGAGGGATGCATCGCCTATCAATTGAACCGCGACATGGATGATCCTGCCCGGTTCGTCTGGACCGAAGAATGGGAAAGCCGTGCATCTCTGGACAAGCATCTTGCTTCCACGCACATCACCGACATGTTCTCCAAGATTCCCGAGTTTGTCGATCATTCCGAAGTGGTTGTTCTGTCCAAGCTGGCCGGAGGCCTGAGCGGCAACATCAGTGCCGAAAATGTATGTCTTACGACCTGA